A DNA window from Pogona vitticeps strain Pit_001003342236 chromosome 2, PviZW2.1, whole genome shotgun sequence contains the following coding sequences:
- the SNTN gene encoding sentan — protein MCGCTSSTRNTISHSPNQPGTAVSDKEANASSKKMPRRIPISKQLASIKALGKGSDLEKAVATAALVYDNAADADGKLSKSDAKKLLESQFVHFMQGQETKPKYQEIMSGLDENKDDPIDFEDFMVQLLSLALMSDLRQEIQNVQKTK, from the exons ATGTGTGGCTGTACATCCAGCACCAGGAACACAATATCCCATTCTCCGAATCAGCCGGGGACTGCTGTTTCAGACAAAGAAGCAAATGCTAGTTCCAAAAAAATGCCCAGACG TATTCCAATATCCAAGCAACTGGCTTCTATAAAAG cactAGGAAAAGGCTCTGACCTGGAGAAAGCTGTTGCAACAGCAGCCTTGGTTTATGATAACGCCGCAGATGCAGATGGCAAACTCAGCAAATCTGATGCTAAAAAGCTGCTCGAGAGCCAGTTTGTGCATTTTATGCAG GGtcaagaaaccaaaccaaaataccAAGAAATAATGTCTGGGCTTGATGAGAACAAGGACGACCCAATTGACTTCGAAGATTTCATGGTTCAGCTGCTTAGCCTTGCCCTGATGTCTGACCTCCGTCAAGAGATCCAAAATGTGCAAAAAACTAAGTGA